CCAAAAACCCACTTCAAATGGCTCCTaacatcaccaccaccaccaccaccacagccaccaccaAACTTGCTAGCATGCCTGGAAAGGCCTATGTAACTTTTTTGGCAGGTAACGGTGACTATGTGAAAGGTGTGGTTGGCTTAGCCAAGGGCCTGAGAAAGGTCAAGACTAAGTACCCTCTTGTGGTTGCAATATTGCCTGATGTCCCAGAGGACCACCGTGAAATATTGGTTTCACAAGGGTGCATAGTGAGGGAGATTGAGCCTGTGTACCCACCTGAGAACCAAACCCAGTTTGCCATGGCCTACTATGTCATCAACTACTCCAAGCTTCGTATTTGGGAGgtatgtatgtatttttgtTAATGTTATTACCATTCTTTGCTCTTGCATGTGTCACACGTAGTTTTACGATTTCAACAGTTCTGTAAATTGTACTTACGTTTGAATTTTGTGTATGCAGTTTGTGGAGTACAGCAAGATGATTTACCTAGATGGAGACATTCAAGTGTTTGAAAACATTGATCACCTCTTTGACTTACCGGACAACCACTTCTATGCTGTCATGGACTGCTTTTGTGAGAAAAATTGGAGCAACACTCCACAACACAAGATTGGCTATTGCCAGCAGTGCCCTGACAAGGTTAACTGGCCTGCTGAGCTTGGCCCCAAGCCACCCCTGTACTTCAATGCTGGCTTCTTTGTGTATGAGCCTAATCTATCCACATACCATGATCTCCTTGAGACCCTTCAAGTTACCACTCCTACAACTTTTGCTGAGCAGGTAAATCTTAGTTCTAGTTGTGGTTGAAAAACTACCGTGTTTCTCATGCAATTCATATTAATTGCATGATGCATCAAATGAATTGCTTATTTGTGTATGACCCAGTTTGGAGGTCATGTGGCTTGATTTGATATATTAATATCAAGCTACTTTCAAGCCATTGGACCATAATGTTGTGGACCCTGCTTCTTTGGCTTTGAAGCACAAAAATTTATgacttttattcatttttttctatGGAGAATGGCGAATATTAGTAATAGTacattactaaaaaaatttgtgattctTTCAGGACTTTTTGAATATGTTCTTCAATGATATTTACAAGCCAATCTCTCCAGTTTACAATCTTGTGCTTGCCATGTTATGGCGCCATCCAGAGAACATTGAGTTAGATAAAGTCAAAGTTGTTCATTATTGTGCTAATGTGAGTATCTACTTTGTTTATcataaaaatctcaaattttaataaatttcaattgtttttccTTGATATATGTAATACTAATGAAGTATGTTTTTGATTGGTTTACAGGGCTGTAAGCCATGGAGGTACACTGGTGAGGAAGAAAACATGG
This genomic stretch from Quercus lobata isolate SW786 chromosome 3, ValleyOak3.0 Primary Assembly, whole genome shotgun sequence harbors:
- the LOC115979776 gene encoding galactinol synthase 2-like; protein product: MAPNITTTTTTTATTKLASMPGKAYVTFLAGNGDYVKGVVGLAKGLRKVKTKYPLVVAILPDVPEDHREILVSQGCIVREIEPVYPPENQTQFAMAYYVINYSKLRIWEFVEYSKMIYLDGDIQVFENIDHLFDLPDNHFYAVMDCFCEKNWSNTPQHKIGYCQQCPDKVNWPAELGPKPPLYFNAGFFVYEPNLSTYHDLLETLQVTTPTTFAEQDFLNMFFNDIYKPISPVYNLVLAMLWRHPENIELDKVKVVHYCANGCKPWRYTGEEENMDREDIKLLVKKWWDIYNDESLDYKNTLASVEAKAGVEKNGLKRFLTAVSEAVGHYINAPSAA